The following are encoded together in the Tepidiforma bonchosmolovskayae genome:
- the rpsG gene encoding 30S ribosomal protein S7, which produces MARRTKPEKRPIPPDPRYGNVHLQIFINKLMRRGKKSVAEKVVYGALERIQNQTGRDPLDVFQQAIRQATPVLEVKPRRVGGATYQVPVEIRPDRRIALAMRWILNAARNRNGRSMSEKLAAELLDAANGTGAAIKRRDDTHRMAEANRAFVHYRW; this is translated from the coding sequence ATGGCCCGACGCACCAAGCCTGAGAAACGCCCCATCCCGCCCGACCCCCGCTACGGCAACGTCCACCTGCAGATCTTCATCAATAAGCTCATGCGGCGTGGCAAGAAGAGCGTCGCCGAGAAGGTCGTCTACGGCGCGCTCGAGCGGATCCAGAACCAGACCGGCCGCGACCCGCTCGACGTGTTCCAGCAGGCCATCCGCCAGGCCACGCCGGTCCTCGAAGTCAAGCCCCGCCGGGTCGGCGGCGCCACCTACCAGGTGCCCGTCGAAATCCGGCCCGACCGCCGCATCGCCCTCGCCATGCGCTGGATCCTCAACGCCGCCCGCAATCGCAACGGCCGCTCCATGAGCGAAAAGCTCGCCGCCGAGCTCCTCGATGCTGCCAACGGCACGGGCGCCGCGATCAAGCGCCGCGACGATACCCACCGGATGGCGGAGGCCAACCGCGCCTTCGTCCATTACCGCTGGTAA
- the fusA gene encoding elongation factor G — protein MPRNADLERIRNIGIIAHIDAGKTTVSERILFYTGKTYKLGEVHEGAATMDWMEQERERGITITAAATTCEWRDHQINLIDTPGHVDFTAEVERSLRVLDGGVVVFDAVAGVEPQSETVWRQADRYGVPRIAFVNKMDRVGADFWRTVEMMKDRLGANPVPIQIPVGAESDFDGCIDLIEMCWWWFGGEKGDKPERREIPAHLREAAEQAREQLIEGIGNVDDQIAIAYLEGHEIGVHELKTAIRRATLHSLAQPVLCGSALKNKGVQLMLDAVVDYLPSPLDIPPVKGVDPKNGGEVVRHAADDEPLAAIAFKIVSDPYVGRLAYIRVYSGVLKAGETVLNSTKQERERIGRLLQMHANQREEITEMGAGGICAAVGLKQTFTGDTLCAPDAPIILESIQFPEPVIRVALEPKSKEDQDKLATALSKMAEEDPTFHWTFDEEAGQTIISGMGELHLEVIVDRMKREHKVEANVGRPQVSYREAITRPAKAEGRFVRQSGGRGQYGVVVLEVEPLERGQGFVFENRIVGGAVPKEYIPAVQQGVKEALQGGVVAGYPVLDIKVALVDGSYHPVDSSEMAFKNAGSIGVKEAIKKAGPILLEPIMKVEVRCPEEYFGAVVGDINSRRGMILGTESMGKTQIVHAMVPLAETFGYSTELRSITQGRASYSMEFDHYEEVPKNIAATLVKQAVG, from the coding sequence ATGCCCCGCAACGCCGACCTCGAACGCATCCGGAACATCGGCATCATTGCCCACATCGACGCGGGCAAGACCACCGTGTCCGAGCGCATCCTCTTCTACACGGGCAAGACGTATAAGCTCGGCGAAGTCCATGAAGGCGCCGCCACCATGGACTGGATGGAGCAGGAGCGCGAACGCGGCATCACCATCACTGCCGCCGCCACTACCTGCGAGTGGCGCGACCACCAGATCAACCTCATCGATACCCCCGGCCACGTCGACTTCACCGCCGAGGTCGAGCGCTCCCTCCGCGTCCTCGACGGCGGCGTCGTCGTCTTCGATGCCGTCGCCGGCGTCGAACCCCAGTCCGAAACCGTGTGGCGCCAGGCCGACCGCTATGGCGTCCCCCGGATCGCCTTCGTCAACAAGATGGACCGCGTCGGCGCCGACTTCTGGCGGACCGTCGAAATGATGAAGGACCGCCTCGGCGCCAACCCCGTCCCGATCCAGATCCCGGTCGGCGCCGAATCTGATTTCGACGGCTGCATCGACCTCATCGAAATGTGCTGGTGGTGGTTCGGCGGCGAAAAAGGCGATAAGCCCGAGCGCCGCGAAATCCCGGCGCACCTCCGCGAAGCCGCCGAACAGGCCCGCGAGCAGCTCATCGAAGGCATCGGCAACGTCGACGACCAGATCGCCATCGCCTACCTCGAAGGCCACGAGATCGGCGTCCACGAATTGAAGACGGCCATCCGCCGCGCCACCCTCCACAGCCTCGCCCAGCCCGTCCTCTGCGGCTCCGCGCTCAAGAACAAGGGCGTCCAGCTCATGCTCGACGCCGTCGTCGACTACCTCCCCAGCCCGCTCGATATCCCGCCGGTCAAGGGCGTCGACCCCAAGAACGGCGGCGAAGTCGTCCGGCACGCCGCCGACGACGAGCCGCTCGCTGCGATCGCGTTCAAAATCGTCTCCGACCCCTACGTCGGCCGCCTCGCCTACATCCGCGTTTACTCCGGCGTCCTCAAGGCCGGCGAGACGGTGCTCAACTCCACCAAGCAGGAGCGCGAGCGCATCGGCCGCCTCCTCCAGATGCACGCCAACCAGCGCGAAGAGATCACCGAGATGGGCGCGGGCGGCATCTGCGCGGCCGTCGGCCTGAAGCAGACCTTCACCGGCGACACCCTCTGCGCGCCCGATGCCCCCATCATCCTCGAGAGCATCCAGTTCCCCGAGCCCGTCATCCGCGTCGCCCTCGAACCGAAGAGCAAGGAAGACCAGGACAAGCTCGCCACCGCCCTCTCGAAGATGGCCGAGGAAGACCCCACCTTCCACTGGACCTTCGATGAGGAGGCCGGCCAGACCATCATCTCCGGCATGGGCGAGCTCCACCTCGAAGTCATCGTCGACCGCATGAAGCGCGAGCACAAAGTCGAGGCGAACGTCGGCCGGCCCCAGGTCTCCTACCGCGAGGCCATCACCCGCCCGGCGAAGGCCGAAGGCCGCTTCGTCCGCCAGTCCGGCGGCCGCGGCCAGTACGGCGTCGTCGTCCTCGAGGTCGAGCCGCTCGAGCGCGGCCAGGGCTTCGTCTTCGAAAACCGGATCGTCGGCGGCGCCGTCCCGAAGGAATACATCCCCGCCGTCCAGCAGGGCGTGAAGGAAGCGCTCCAGGGCGGCGTCGTGGCCGGCTACCCCGTCCTCGATATCAAGGTCGCCCTCGTCGACGGCTCCTACCACCCCGTCGACTCCTCGGAAATGGCCTTCAAGAACGCCGGCTCCATCGGCGTCAAAGAGGCCATCAAGAAGGCCGGCCCGATCCTCCTCGAACCGATCATGAAGGTCGAGGTCCGCTGCCCCGAGGAGTACTTCGGCGCTGTCGTCGGCGACATCAACAGCCGCCGCGGCATGATCCTCGGCACGGAATCGATGGGCAAAACGCAGATTGTGCACGCCATGGTCCCGCTCGCCGAGACCTTTGGCTACTCCACCGAACTCCGCTCCATCACTCAGGGGCGCGCCAGCTACAGCATGGAGTTCGACCACTACGAAGAGGTCCCCAAGAACATCGCGGCCACGCTCGTCAAGCAGGCTGTCGGCTAA
- the tuf gene encoding elongation factor Tu, with translation MAKAKFERTKPHVNVGTIGHVDHGKTSLTAAITKVLALKGEAEYRPFDSIDNAPEERARGITIAIAHVEYETDKRHYAHVDCPGHADYIKNMITGAAQMDGAILVVAAPEGPMPQTREHVLLARQVEVPALVVFLNKVDMMEDPELLELVELELRELLTSQGFPGDEVPIIRGSALKALESTSTDPNAPEYKCIWELMDAVDNYIPTPVRPLDKPFLMPIEDVFGIKGRGTVVTGRIERGVVKVGDEVEIVGLRETKKTTVTGVEMFKKMLDEGQAGDNVGCLLRGIERDEVERGQVLCKPGSIKPHTKFEAQVYVLSKEEGGRHTPFFNGYRPQFYVRTTDVTGTIHLPEGVEMVMPGDNITMTVELIQPVAIEDGLRFAIREGGRTVGAGVVTKILA, from the coding sequence ATGGCGAAGGCGAAATTTGAGAGGACGAAACCGCACGTCAACGTAGGGACGATCGGGCACGTTGACCACGGGAAGACGTCGTTGACGGCGGCGATCACGAAGGTGCTCGCCCTGAAGGGGGAAGCGGAGTACCGGCCGTTCGACTCGATCGACAATGCGCCGGAGGAGCGTGCGCGCGGCATCACGATTGCGATTGCGCACGTGGAGTACGAGACCGACAAGCGGCACTACGCGCACGTCGACTGCCCGGGCCATGCGGACTACATCAAGAACATGATCACGGGTGCGGCCCAGATGGACGGGGCGATCCTGGTGGTGGCCGCGCCCGAGGGGCCGATGCCGCAGACGCGGGAGCACGTCCTCCTGGCGCGGCAGGTGGAAGTGCCGGCGCTGGTCGTCTTCCTGAACAAGGTGGACATGATGGAGGACCCGGAGCTCCTCGAGCTGGTGGAGCTGGAGCTGCGGGAGCTCCTGACCTCGCAGGGCTTCCCGGGCGATGAGGTGCCGATCATCCGCGGCTCGGCGCTGAAGGCGCTGGAGTCGACCTCGACCGACCCGAATGCGCCCGAGTACAAGTGCATCTGGGAGCTGATGGATGCGGTCGACAACTACATCCCGACGCCGGTGCGGCCGCTCGATAAGCCGTTCCTGATGCCGATCGAGGACGTTTTCGGCATCAAGGGGCGCGGCACGGTGGTGACCGGCCGGATCGAGCGCGGGGTGGTGAAGGTCGGCGACGAAGTGGAGATCGTCGGCCTGCGGGAGACGAAGAAGACGACCGTCACGGGCGTCGAGATGTTCAAGAAGATGCTGGACGAAGGCCAGGCGGGCGACAACGTCGGCTGCCTCCTGCGCGGCATCGAGCGGGATGAGGTGGAGCGCGGGCAGGTGCTCTGCAAGCCGGGGAGCATCAAGCCGCACACGAAGTTCGAGGCCCAGGTGTACGTCCTCTCCAAGGAAGAGGGCGGGCGCCACACCCCGTTCTTCAACGGCTACCGGCCCCAGTTCTACGTCCGCACCACCGACGTCACCGGCACCATCCACCTGCCCGAGGGCGTCGAAATGGTCATGCCCGGCGACAACATCACCATGACCGTCGAACTCATCCAGCCCGTCGCCATCGAAGACGGCCTCCGCTTCGCCATCCGCGAAGGCGGCCGCACCGTCGGCGCCGGCGTCGTCACCAAGATCCTCGCCTGA
- the rpsJ gene encoding 30S ribosomal protein S10, with the protein MARQQIRIKLKAFDHRLLDQSARQIVEAAERTGAAVAGPVPLPTSIEKFTVIRGPHIHKDGREQFEIRTHKRLIDIIEPTSKTVDTLMRLQLPSGVDIEIKL; encoded by the coding sequence ATGGCACGACAACAAATCCGCATCAAGCTCAAAGCCTTCGACCACCGCCTGCTCGACCAGTCGGCGCGGCAGATCGTGGAGGCGGCAGAGCGGACTGGCGCGGCCGTCGCCGGGCCGGTCCCGCTTCCGACCTCCATCGAGAAGTTCACCGTCATCCGCGGCCCCCACATTCACAAGGACGGCCGCGAGCAGTTCGAAATCCGCACCCACAAGCGGCTGATCGACATCATCGAGCCCACCTCCAAAACCGTTGACACCCTCATGCGGCTCCAGCTCCCCAGCGGAGTCGACATCGAGATCAAGCTGTGA
- the rplC gene encoding 50S ribosomal protein L3, whose amino-acid sequence MTIEGMLGRKLGTTQVFDAQGRLRGVTAVEVGPCYVTLIRTPEKDGYSAIQVGYQEDRRLNKPETGHLRAAGGLKLRHLAEFRTDGTATYSLGDRLGVELFEVGSRVDVTGTSKGRGYQGGVKRHGFRGGPRTHGQSDRHRAPGSIGSGTTPGRVLKGTRMAGHMGAERVTVRNLEVVTRNDEAGIIFVAGSVPGPKGGLVRIRKARKVSK is encoded by the coding sequence ATGACCATCGAAGGAATGCTCGGCCGCAAACTGGGGACAACCCAGGTCTTCGACGCACAGGGCAGGCTGCGCGGCGTCACCGCCGTGGAGGTGGGCCCCTGCTACGTCACGCTCATCCGCACCCCCGAGAAGGACGGCTACAGCGCCATCCAGGTCGGCTACCAGGAGGACCGCCGCCTCAATAAGCCCGAGACCGGCCACCTCCGCGCCGCCGGCGGCCTGAAGCTCCGCCACCTCGCCGAGTTCCGCACCGACGGCACCGCAACCTACAGCCTCGGCGACCGCCTCGGCGTCGAGCTCTTCGAAGTCGGCAGCCGCGTCGATGTCACCGGAACCTCCAAGGGCCGCGGCTACCAGGGCGGCGTCAAGCGCCACGGCTTCCGGGGCGGCCCCCGCACCCACGGCCAGAGCGACCGCCATCGCGCCCCCGGCTCCATCGGCTCAGGCACCACCCCGGGCCGCGTCCTCAAAGGCACCCGCATGGCCGGCCACATGGGCGCCGAGCGCGTGACCGTCCGCAACCTCGAGGTCGTCACCCGCAACGACGAGGCGGGGATCATCTTCGTTGCTGGCTCCGTGCCCGGCCCGAAGGGCGGCCTCGTCCGCATCCGCAAGGCAAGGAAGGTATCGAAATGA
- the rplD gene encoding 50S ribosomal protein L4, with the protein MKLPVFDTAGNRIREIDAADEVFAIEPNGAVLHQAYVAQMANRRAGLANTKRRGEVAGSTIKIRRQKGLGRSRQGSIRAPHHVGGGSAHGPKPHSFAKQLPRTMKRLALRSALSNHAQNGSLLVVDGLAAPDGKTRTVQAVLDALKVDRRAIIVSGEHNPELTRAARNIENVKALPAQNLNVVDLLNAHHVVMSEDAVRKCEALWGGANVKPQRGRTREAV; encoded by the coding sequence ATGAAGCTTCCCGTCTTCGATACCGCAGGCAACCGCATCCGCGAAATCGATGCCGCCGATGAGGTGTTCGCGATCGAGCCGAACGGCGCCGTGCTCCACCAGGCCTACGTCGCCCAGATGGCCAACCGGCGCGCCGGCCTCGCGAACACCAAGCGCCGGGGCGAAGTCGCCGGCTCCACCATCAAAATCCGGCGCCAGAAGGGCCTCGGCCGCTCCCGCCAGGGCTCCATCCGCGCGCCGCACCACGTCGGCGGCGGCTCGGCCCACGGCCCCAAGCCGCACAGCTTCGCGAAGCAGCTCCCCCGCACGATGAAGCGGCTCGCCCTGCGCTCCGCCCTCAGCAACCACGCGCAGAACGGCAGCCTGCTCGTCGTCGATGGCCTCGCCGCCCCGGACGGCAAGACGCGCACCGTCCAGGCGGTCCTCGATGCCCTCAAGGTCGATCGCCGGGCCATCATCGTCAGCGGCGAGCACAACCCCGAACTCACCCGCGCCGCCCGCAATATCGAAAACGTCAAAGCGCTGCCCGCGCAGAACCTGAACGTCGTCGACCTCCTCAACGCCCACCACGTCGTGATGAGCGAAGACGCCGTCCGCAAGTGCGAGGCGCTCTGGGGCGGCGCCAACGTCAAGCCGCAGCGCGGCCGCACCCGGGAGGCAGTCTGA
- the rplW gene encoding 50S ribosomal protein L23, whose protein sequence is MPNELHPYAVLIRPIITEKSTILASQDKYVFEVDPRANKAQIKEAVQLAFNVRVADVNTITMKGKPRRFGRRVVHRPNWKKAIVTLVPGDKIELFEGV, encoded by the coding sequence ATGCCGAACGAACTCCATCCCTACGCCGTCCTCATCCGGCCGATCATCACCGAGAAGTCGACCATCCTGGCCAGCCAGGACAAGTACGTCTTCGAGGTCGACCCGCGGGCCAACAAGGCCCAGATCAAAGAAGCCGTCCAGCTCGCCTTCAACGTCCGTGTTGCCGACGTCAACACCATCACGATGAAAGGCAAGCCCCGCCGTTTCGGTCGCCGCGTCGTGCACCGGCCGAACTGGAAGAAGGCGATCGTCACGCTCGTCCCGGGCGACAAAATCGAACTGTTCGAGGGGGTCTAG
- the rplB gene encoding 50S ribosomal protein L2 has product MPIKQYKPTSPGRRNASGDTFADITKERPEKSLVVSLRKKSAGRNNQGRITVRHRGGGNRRLYRIIDWKREKHGIPARVVAIEYDPNRTARIALLQYADGEKRYILAPNGLTVGATLVSGPDAEVRVGNALPLANMPTGTQIHNIELTPGKGGQLVRSAGAAAQLMAKEGEYALVRLPSGEMRRVRIECMATVGQVGNLEHSLIKLGKAGRSRHRGRRPEVRGAVMNPRDHPHGGGEGRAPVGMPGPKTPWGKPALGYRTRNNKRTDKYIVRRRS; this is encoded by the coding sequence ATGCCGATTAAGCAGTACAAGCCCACGTCCCCCGGCCGCCGCAACGCCAGCGGCGATACCTTCGCCGATATCACCAAAGAACGCCCGGAGAAGTCGCTCGTCGTCTCCCTCCGGAAGAAGTCGGCCGGCCGCAATAACCAGGGCCGCATCACCGTCCGCCACCGCGGCGGCGGCAACCGCCGGCTCTACCGCATCATCGACTGGAAGCGCGAGAAGCACGGCATCCCTGCCAGGGTCGTCGCCATCGAGTACGACCCGAACCGCACCGCCCGCATCGCGCTCCTCCAGTACGCTGACGGCGAAAAGCGGTACATCCTCGCGCCGAACGGCCTCACCGTCGGTGCCACGCTCGTCAGCGGCCCCGATGCCGAGGTCCGCGTGGGCAACGCCCTGCCCCTCGCCAACATGCCCACCGGCACCCAGATCCACAACATCGAACTCACCCCCGGCAAGGGCGGCCAGCTCGTCCGCAGCGCCGGCGCCGCCGCCCAGCTCATGGCCAAGGAGGGCGAGTACGCCCTCGTCCGCCTGCCCAGCGGCGAAATGCGGCGCGTGCGCATCGAATGCATGGCCACCGTCGGCCAGGTCGGCAACCTCGAGCACTCCCTCATCAAGCTCGGCAAGGCCGGCCGCAGCCGCCACCGCGGCCGCCGGCCCGAAGTCCGCGGCGCCGTCATGAACCCGCGCGACCATCCGCACGGCGGCGGCGAAGGCCGCGCACCCGTCGGCATGCCCGGGCCCAAAACCCCGTGGGGCAAGCCGGCCCTCGGCTACCGCACCCGCAACAACAAGCGCACCGATAAGTACATCGTGCGGCGCAGGTCGTAG
- the rpsS gene encoding 30S ribosomal protein S19 has translation MSRSTKKGPFVHPKLEKKVMAMRNAQNRTVIKTWSRASTILPEMIGLTIAVHDGRRHVPVFITENMVGHRLGEFAPTRTFRGHVAKSDKQSKVRR, from the coding sequence ATGTCCCGTTCGACCAAGAAAGGCCCGTTTGTCCATCCCAAGCTCGAAAAGAAGGTGATGGCCATGCGGAACGCCCAGAACCGGACGGTCATCAAGACCTGGTCCCGGGCGTCCACCATCCTCCCGGAGATGATCGGGCTCACCATCGCCGTCCACGACGGCCGGCGCCACGTGCCCGTCTTCATCACCGAGAACATGGTCGGCCACCGGCTCGGCGAATTCGCGCCGACCCGCACCTTCCGCGGCCACGTCGCCAAGAGCGATAAGCAGAGCAAGGTGAGGCGGTAG
- the rplV gene encoding 50S ribosomal protein L22 — MEVRAVTRGMPASPRKVRLILERLPGLSVDQALALLRYVPSPHARTISKTVLSAAANAENNYNLDVDELYIKRAYADEGRTLKRFRPRSRGRVSPILKRSSHITIILDQREA; from the coding sequence ATGGAAGTCCGAGCCGTTACCCGCGGCATGCCCGCATCCCCCCGCAAGGTGCGCCTCATCCTCGAACGCCTGCCCGGCCTCTCCGTGGACCAGGCCCTGGCGCTCCTCCGCTACGTGCCCTCTCCCCACGCCCGCACCATCTCCAAGACGGTGCTCTCTGCCGCCGCCAACGCAGAGAACAACTACAACCTCGATGTGGACGAGCTCTACATCAAGCGCGCCTACGCCGATGAGGGTCGCACCCTCAAGCGCTTCCGGCCGCGCTCCCGGGGCCGGGTCAGCCCCATCCTCAAGCGCTCCAGCCACATCACCATCATCCTCGACCAGAGGGAGGCCTAG
- the rpsC gene encoding 30S ribosomal protein S3 yields the protein MGQKVHPHGFRLGILYDWESKWFADRDYTQKLHQDIDLRNFVLRELRDAAISRIEIDRNANLTTITIHTAKPGIVIGRGGAKVEELRNTLERYTGGRVRVNIQEIRVPELDAYLVARSVADQLERRVAFRRAIKQAVQRTMQRGARGCRITISGRLGGAEMSRRETETQGRVPRHTLRADIDYGLAEALTTFGTIGVKVWIYKGDVLPQRAERAAEEPAPEPALVAPRAAEPDGPAHTAISMEQQAAVRESTEGAH from the coding sequence ATGGGCCAGAAAGTCCACCCCCACGGCTTCCGCCTCGGCATCCTCTACGACTGGGAATCGAAGTGGTTCGCCGACCGCGACTACACCCAGAAGCTCCACCAGGACATCGACCTCCGCAACTTCGTCCTGCGTGAGCTGCGCGATGCCGCCATCAGCCGCATCGAAATCGACCGGAACGCGAACCTCACCACCATCACCATCCACACCGCCAAACCCGGCATCGTCATCGGCCGCGGCGGCGCCAAGGTCGAGGAGCTCCGCAACACGCTCGAGCGCTACACCGGCGGACGCGTCCGCGTAAACATCCAGGAAATCCGCGTCCCCGAGCTCGACGCCTACCTCGTTGCCCGCTCCGTCGCCGACCAGCTCGAGCGGCGCGTCGCCTTCCGGCGCGCCATCAAGCAGGCCGTCCAGCGCACCATGCAGCGCGGCGCCCGCGGCTGCCGGATCACCATCTCCGGGCGGCTCGGCGGCGCTGAAATGTCCCGGCGCGAAACCGAAACCCAGGGCCGCGTCCCGCGCCATACCCTCCGCGCCGATATCGACTACGGCCTCGCCGAAGCCCTCACCACCTTCGGCACCATCGGCGTCAAAGTCTGGATCTACAAGGGCGATGTCCTCCCCCAGCGCGCCGAGCGCGCCGCCGAAGAGCCCGCCCCCGAGCCCGCGCTCGTCGCGCCCCGCGCTGCCGAACCCGACGGCCCGGCCCATACCGCCATCTCCATGGAGCAGCAGGCCGCCGTCCGCGAATCCACCGAGGGGGCTCACTGA
- the rplP gene encoding 50S ribosomal protein L16, with translation MLQPRRVKHRKQHRGRMDGSAQAGNYVAFGEWGLQAQGAAWIDARHIESARRAITHEMKRGGKVWIRIFPDKPVTAKPAETRMGSGKGAPDRWVAVVKPNRIMFEVAGVPEPVAKEALRLAAHKLPVPTKIVRREEAVI, from the coding sequence ATGCTGCAGCCACGACGCGTCAAGCACCGCAAGCAGCACCGCGGCCGGATGGATGGCTCCGCCCAGGCCGGCAACTACGTCGCCTTCGGCGAGTGGGGGCTCCAGGCCCAGGGCGCTGCCTGGATCGATGCCCGCCACATCGAATCCGCCCGCCGCGCCATCACCCACGAAATGAAGCGCGGCGGCAAGGTCTGGATCCGCATCTTCCCCGACAAGCCCGTCACGGCGAAACCCGCCGAAACCCGCATGGGCTCCGGCAAGGGCGCACCCGACCGCTGGGTCGCCGTCGTCAAGCCTAACCGCATCATGTTCGAAGTCGCCGGGGTGCCCGAGCCCGTGGCCAAAGAGGCCCTCCGCCTCGCCGCCCACAAGCTCCCCGTGCCGACCAAGATCGTCCGACGCGAAGAGGCGGTGATCTGA
- the rpmC gene encoding 50S ribosomal protein L29 gives MAKKAQDYRQLDDARLDHEINEAYRALFTLRFQHASRQLENYRALRDARRTIARLRTIKRERQLAALAEQEKAHG, from the coding sequence ATGGCAAAGAAAGCCCAGGACTACCGTCAGCTCGACGATGCCCGGCTCGACCACGAAATCAACGAGGCCTACCGGGCGCTCTTCACCCTCCGCTTCCAGCACGCCTCCCGGCAGCTGGAAAACTACCGGGCCCTGCGGGATGCACGCCGCACCATCGCCCGGCTCCGCACCATCAAGCGCGAACGCCAGCTCGCCGCGCTCGCCGAACAGGAGAAGGCCCATGGGTAG
- the rpsQ gene encoding 30S ribosomal protein S17, with amino-acid sequence MGSQRVLQGTVVSNKMQKTVVVAVERKKTHRLYHKVVTVTGRYKAHDENNECRLGDVVRIQECRPLSKEKRWRVIEIVSRGDVAEVAPETIGREIEATTQVAPKSEVSA; translated from the coding sequence ATGGGTAGCCAGCGCGTCCTCCAGGGCACCGTCGTTTCCAACAAAATGCAGAAGACCGTCGTCGTCGCCGTCGAACGGAAGAAAACCCACCGGCTCTACCACAAAGTCGTCACCGTCACCGGCCGCTACAAGGCCCACGACGAAAACAATGAGTGCCGCCTCGGCGACGTCGTCCGCATCCAGGAATGCCGCCCGCTCTCCAAGGAGAAGCGCTGGCGCGTCATCGAAATCGTCAGCCGCGGTGATGTCGCCGAGGTCGCACCCGAAACCATCGGCCGCGAGATCGAAGCGACAACCCAGGTCGCACCCAAGTCGGAGGTGAGCGCGTGA
- the rplN gene encoding 50S ribosomal protein L14 produces the protein MIQQETRLKVADNSGARSLLCIRVLGGSKRRYARPGDVIVASVKSAQPHGNIKKGDVVKAVVVRVAKEYGRPDGSYIRFDDNAAVLLANDGENPRGTRIFGPVARELRDRNFMKIVSLAPEVL, from the coding sequence GTGATCCAGCAGGAAACCCGCCTCAAAGTTGCCGATAACTCCGGGGCGCGCTCCCTGCTCTGCATCCGCGTCCTCGGCGGCAGCAAGCGGCGCTACGCCCGCCCCGGCGATGTCATCGTCGCCTCCGTCAAGTCGGCCCAGCCCCACGGCAACATCAAAAAGGGCGACGTCGTCAAGGCCGTCGTCGTCCGCGTCGCCAAGGAGTACGGCCGCCCCGACGGCTCCTACATCCGCTTCGATGACAACGCCGCCGTCCTCCTCGCCAACGACGGCGAAAACCCCCGCGGCACCCGCATCTTCGGGCCCGTCGCCCGCGAACTGCGCGACCGCAACTTCATGAAAATCGTCTCCCTCGCGCCGGAGGTGCTCTAA
- the rplX gene encoding 50S ribosomal protein L24 — MPAKIKKGDKVVVIAGKDRGKRGTVRQVITKHNRVIVEGVNIVKKHMRARQPGQASQIVEREAPIHISNVMLIDPNTDQPTRVTFRRREDGTLVRVGKRSGEDIE; from the coding sequence ATGCCGGCCAAGATCAAGAAGGGCGATAAGGTCGTCGTCATCGCCGGCAAAGACCGCGGCAAGCGCGGCACCGTGCGCCAGGTCATCACCAAGCACAACCGGGTGATTGTCGAAGGCGTCAACATCGTCAAAAAGCACATGCGCGCCCGCCAGCCCGGCCAGGCCTCCCAGATCGTCGAGCGCGAAGCGCCCATCCACATCAGCAACGTCATGCTGATCGACCCGAACACCGACCAGCCCACCCGCGTCACCTTCCGGCGGCGCGAAGATGGCACCCTCGTCCGGGTCGGCAAACGCAGCGGAGAGGACATCGAATAA
- the rplE gene encoding 50S ribosomal protein L5 — protein sequence MPPRLKEKYQKEVAPALQQQFGYRNVMQIPRITKVAVNVGLGEALQDANALDRTAEQIMAITGQKPVITRAKRSIANFRLRAGNPIGVAATLRGDRMYEFLDRLIAAALPRIRDFQGLNPNAFDGRGNYSLGLREQLIFPEVDYDRVDKVRGLQVTIVTTAKTDEEGRRLLELMGMPFRKN from the coding sequence ATGCCGCCCCGCCTGAAAGAGAAGTACCAGAAGGAAGTTGCCCCCGCCCTGCAGCAGCAGTTCGGGTACCGCAACGTCATGCAGATCCCCCGCATCACTAAGGTCGCCGTCAACGTCGGCCTCGGCGAAGCCCTGCAGGACGCCAATGCGCTCGACCGGACTGCCGAGCAGATCATGGCGATCACCGGCCAGAAGCCCGTCATCACCCGCGCCAAGCGCTCCATCGCCAACTTCCGCCTCCGCGCCGGCAACCCCATCGGCGTCGCCGCAACCCTCCGCGGCGACCGCATGTACGAGTTCCTCGACCGGCTCATCGCCGCCGCCCTGCCGCGCATCCGCGACTTCCAGGGTCTCAACCCCAACGCCTTCGACGGCCGCGGCAACTACAGCCTCGGCCTGCGCGAACAGCTCATCTTCCCGGAGGTCGATTACGACCGCGTCGATAAGGTCCGCGGCCTCCAGGTCACCATCGTCACCACCGCCAAAACCGATGAAGAAGGGCGCCGCCTCCTCGAACTCATGGGCATGCCCTTCCGCAAGAACTAG